The nucleotide sequence GTAATGATAGTTGGTTgtgtttagtttttttatatgtttgtTAGGTGTGTTTAACAAGAGAGTTGAGCTGGTACATTACTAACTCGGGGTTGAGCTCATAGCGATATGAGTTTAGCTCATAATCTCAAATCCAAGCTAGAAGATGACGATGTAAATATGTAATCAACTTGAATTAGCTTGTGACTCGTTATTTCTATTTTATATTTTGATGGTTTTATATCTTCTTTTATAAAAGTTACAATAAACAGCATTAGCAAATTATACAAGTCTTAAACAATATAAGTACCAAACTACTAATATATAAGAAAAATCAAGGCTCAAGGTCTATTCCAGCGAAGCTTAAACTCAGCTCAAAAGTTTTACGAACGAGTTTTTACCGGTTGATGATGAGTGAATTGTTAGCCactatttaattttataatttaaTGTATTTCATATTACAATTTTAGGAACTTTAGTGCTGTCCAAATTTAGTTAAGGAACTTTTCATCAAAAATGCGCATGGCTTATAGCCTAGTGAAATTTTAGAGGTAGGATAAAGCTTTGAGACCATTAGGTCatactctagtggtccgtcagtgattcaAATTTATCGTTCGAAAAAAAACTTTATATCAAAAATATGTAATCATATATTTGATCTATTTGCCGCTgttcaaataaaaaatatatatttgatatatttGATGTTTACAGAATTACAGTATTTGCCTATTTGGCCTCAAATAGTAGGTGTTAAAACAACCCAACACATTAAATGGTATTAAATGGACACCTATTTTAACAAGGTAACCAAATAATCTAGTAACATCGCACTCGTGTGGTGGCGTAGAATCCACGAAATTGAATGAAATTGCTATAAAACATGTACCAGCATACAGTAGTTTTTTAAAAGAAGCTGACAGGCTTTTAATTATCTTGCACCCATCCCACTGTCTAAAACGATGCAATTCCTAGCTTTTAACATGGACCCCAAAAGTTATACCTTTGCTTTTTTTCTTCCACACGAATACTGTTTTATACAAGTTGAACCCAATGTAAATGTCCAAGAGACTTTAATAATTAAATTTCATTAGattttattaaacaaaataatCTTAACAAATTATTATGCCTTTGCAAGAAAGCTCTCAAGGAGTATGTGAGATACCAAGAAATACACAACTTATTGAACTAGTTATAGCAGTCGAGACACGTGTATTTTAGATGTGACCAATTTCTTAGTATCATTTAAATACCGGCTGATGATTCCTATGTACCCGGAAGATGAAACATTTCCGATATGCCGTAAAGCTTGTATGGATAAATACGGAGAGCACGCAGTGCATTATAAAGAGCTCCCGGTGTtcaaatatcggcatgactgGGTGCGGGATGTTTTGTGGGACATCCTGAGAAGAGCTGAGATTTCGACTAAGAAAGAGACTCTTGTGAATTTCGTTACGGACcctatggaagggagatctactctgCCACCAACTGATATGCTCGTCTTTGGTTgggcttggggggggggggggcacgcATGTGTGGACCTCACGGAGGTTTCTCCTGTGGTTGGTTTAAGAGAAAACGGGTTTGTAGCTGGACAAGCAGCAAGAAAGGCAGAATCGAAGAAAGTTGATAAGCATGTTAAAGCTTGTGCAGAGAACCAACAAGTTTTTGTCCATTTTGCCTTTGACATATTTGTCTCCCTAGCGCCATAACCCAGTCCATATGTTAACATACAAAACCATTCCAACCGGTTCGGCAGTTCCAAACCACAAAACTGATCGAAGATAACTGACCCGTATCAAAACCAACCGCCCCCTAAAAGTCGAGGTTAGGACCATGTCACAGTTTTCAACTTTCAAGAACTGTCTCGTTCATGGGCCATGATTATACGGGCCGGTATCAAAACCAACCGACCCCTTACAAGAAAAAAAACTACCAGATTTCCAATCTCTTATCCCAAAactattgtttttcaaacaaaacAATGTGTCAATGTTGACATCTCtatgtatacatacatatataggcATAACATGTAATCTATAATACAAAGGTCTTTTACCATTATCAACCACAATCACAATGAGCTTGCTCTACACAATGATGGATCGGTAAAGTAGGCAGTAATAGCCTTCAATTTGCCATTTACAAAATTCTTCTCCACCTCGAGTGTCCACGGAGGATTAGCAGACAACGACAACTCAGCTAGTTGGTCCAAGTCAACATTTCTTGGAAGAAACATAACAATTCTCGGAGCTACTTCTTTAGCCACATTGAAAAGAAACTGCCTGTAATAAACCCGTAATTACGGTTAGATTAAATAGCCAGAAGTGACATCATATTTGGGTTAAGAAACCGAACCCGTCATGTGGCTTGAGCATAGTATTGATGTCAAAGTTTCTTGCTTTAGCATACTCCGGTCCTCCCCAAGGCGGAGACAAGAATACAACATCGGCCTGGACATAATAAagtattaaattaaaatattCTAAATCAATATTGAAAGAGTGCACTTATTTAATATACCTTTAACTTTTGGGCTAGAATGAAACAGTCGCCTGTTATGAATTCTATAAGATCGGTGACTCCATAAACGGCTGCATTATGTTGTGCATACTCGATCTTCTTTGGATCAATATCGATAGCAATAATGTGGGTGCTTCTAAAATATAGTTATATACAAATGTCAAATTTCAAGAATGGGGAACAAACATcatttttttagagtaaaatgccattttcgtccccgaggtttggccagtgttgcgactttcgtccaaaggtttgtttttccgcatctggatccaaaatgtttgaaatcttgccattttcatccggcttgttaactccgtccatttttctccgttaagtcagggataGTTTCTTCTTTTCACctatattatttttgtttttttatttagtaagggtattttgaatacttgtatactATGCTAAACACTTGTATATAAAGTGTAAAGGACCAATCGCCCCTTTATGTTAACAAAAAAGgtggaaatacccctgacttaatggagaaaaatggatggagttaacgagccagatgaaaaggcaagatttcaaatcttttggatccagatgcggaaaaacaaacctttggacaaaagtcgcaaaatcagccaaacctcaaggatgaagatggcattttactctttttatagAGTAAGATTACCTTTGTGCAAATCGGATGGCATTCCCGCCAACTCCGGTGAAACAATCAACAATAATGCCACTGCCGCAACGAAAAGCGTGATGATTTGCTATGCATTCGGGAGTCGCTGAAAACCAACCTTCTTCATCCATTTGTATACCATCGTCATATTTAGAGAAAAGTATGTATCTTTGGCACCAATACTTGCTAATAACCGGAGAAACTTCTTCCATTAACATCTCATATTCAAGCTCTATGAAAACTAAAAATGTTAATTATTGGAGATGaataataaaatttataaaatcgAGCAAGATCACACATGTACCTAACCTTTACTTTCGGCAGATGATTTCCTGCGTGCCCTCCTTTGTCTTactttcttttttcttttgttgAGCTCATAATTGGTTATATTAGTAGTATCATCCATTGTAGACGAAGTAAGAGCCATTTCTTTTGATTCGTTTGGCATATAAACAGAAGCTAATGGTTCCATTCCTGGAGGTGGGTCCCATGTTGACTCCTGTGTTTTACAATTGTAATAGTAGTTTCTTTCGTAGAATTCATCCCAACATGCCATCCAGTCTCCAAATTCACCGTTGCTTCCGTTATGAATTGGATGACAATTATCAGGTGTTAGAGAATGTAATTCGCCGTTTATGTTACTGCAGATCTGCTCAAGTTCGGGCGTTTGATTAGCAACCAAAGGATCTCCTAATCTCTCGTCTAGACGTCCACTGTTTGAATTCTCCTCATTGTTATCAATATGTATATCACCGACTGCATTTACAAGGAATATCATGAAGAGAATCAAACTATTATGAGAAGAAAAACATGTTGTCGCATTTTAAAATAGATTGATAATGTTTACGAAAGTTGAAATTATAAAAGAAATAGTGTTTAAAAAGTGTATGATACTCATTTTTGTAAAGCTTGAAGCCATTAAGAAAAATCCATATGAGCATCCGGGTGTGTGCATCATGTTGGAActataaaaccagatatatatatatatacacacaaacacaTGTGCACGATGTGTCTTGATATGCAAAATATAAGCCTAAAATTACAttgttttgaaatttgaaaaattaataGACTGGTTTGGTTACGGTTTAGAATCAAACTGGAGCTAACTAAGAACTGATATTTGAAAAAATCTTAAAACAGAACTAAACCAAAAACTATCTTACAACTTCATCGTTAGCTAACCTAGTTCGGTTCGACCTGATGTACGTTCAGTTCTACGGTCCAAACTCCAAACAGTTTTCCACACCCCTATTAAAACTTTATTGAAATTTCTCAAAACTATAAAGAAATCATCATGCAAAAAACAACTCCCATTTTACAGAATGTTCTCATTAGAGGTGTAAAGAGTTTAATTGGTACAGAATGTTGTAATCGGAAATTCAGAATACGATTCTTTACGGTTAAACACCCACGAATCTTTATTATGGAGAAATCTAACTCAAGAAACTCCAAGTAACAATTTTCCCTACCAATTTAATTGGTACATATAGCTAACCTAGACACGTTAGACTATAACTAGGAAACCTATTAATTAATTACATGATCTTTATTTAGGAACCTTAGATAATATAATCCactaattaattaatatatgttTAATTAACTTGTCTTGCACTTCAAGTAATCTTCGAAGCCATCGTTCACGCACAAGGCCACGGTACGGCTCGTAATTCCCAGCAAGGTGTAGTCGTATTCAAAACTAATGATAAATTGACGTTCTAGATTACATATTTTTAAAAGATTGAAAAGCAGACAAACACCAAAAAGATATATCTATAAAAAAAGGAAAAGATAAGGATAGGGGGATGTCTAGTGTAGTGGAACATGGTAGGTTTGAAGTAAGACTAATAAAGAGAAGATGGAAGTATAACAAAAAGTTTCTTGATCATCTAGATCATATACGTGGATCAGATCCAGATCAATACCCAACCCACTAAGGCCCTAGAACCGTGCATGTTATCATGAAACATCATAGAATGCAATCTTACCCTCTTTCACTTCAACAGAATCAAAAACTTCACATGTGGTTTCCTCATAGGTATGCAAAACTTTATTTTGGGCATCCTTCCTCTTTCCTTTGACTTTTCCTTTCCGTTTCTGGTAAACCAGAACGAATATCGTTGAATAGGGAAAAAACAATATTTAGTGTTCACAACGAAAGAATACCGAAATCTAAAGCCGTACCTTAACTAACCCTTTTTAATATaagttaataaataaataattaattaacatCATAGCATGTTAAGAAGCTAACCGAGTATCGTCACTTAAAAAAATTCAATATCTACTTAATCTTTTCACCTTTCTGGTTTCAGTTTGTTATGAGTGCCTCCCAGTTAAGAAATTGTGATTGCAATGTCTCCTAGAAGGTCCGACAGCCACCAGAAAATATTGCAACAAGGGAAACAACACATCGTTTTAAATATGAATTGAACGGTGAGATACAACAAAATAAGAAtgcaaaaaaaaaagatataacTTACCTCCTTGTTTGTGCAGAAGGAAAGAGGAAGTCCAAGTTCATTCATCTGCCTTGATAATTCAGTATCAACATGTGAAGAATTACTTTCTGAAACACACAAATTATCATCGTCCTTCACTGTTTTCTGCATCACAAAATTGTATTTTGAGATGCTAGAATTAAGACAAAAGAACTTCGGCAGTTTAATGAGTGCAAGATCTAGCCAGTAACCAGCCACTTCAACTTCGGTTTAACAGTTTAAGCTTTATGAAAATGTCATGTAGCAGATAAGAAGTATAGTTTTAATTTGTAGTTTACTTAAAATTCCATGAACGTTATCTCGGTCACATATAGATCTTGGGCCTCTAATGATTTGGCCCCTCTTAGGTATCCTACACCAACAGAGGTGTTCGTTGCACATTTTAATCTAGGATTCTAGGTTTGGTGGTCCATGGTTGTTTAGTGACGTATCGCACAAACCAAAATCACCATGATAGTTCTCTTTTCATCTATGCAATAATATTTACAAAATTAATTTCTCTATCATAACTTAGTAATATCTGCATATGTATTAACATACAACCTTGATGACCAATTAAGTACGACGAGTCCATAAAACATAACTTACGAAAATTTCACGGATATATAAATAACAAAATTGACATTATAGAGAAGCAAAGATACTATAGACCAGATTGAACATAAATCAACTATATTTTACAACTTTGTGACATAAAAGACACCAGTCTGGTTGATGAAAATGAGACTTTTGACCAAAGATGCTTTGATAGTAAAAGTTGAGTCTAATAAATTATGCATCATGTTTCCAGGATATTGGCTTAGTAATTGTTCACGTAATACAGTATAATGTGCTAAAAGGATAGATAAAAATCCATAACATGTAAAATGATAGTAATGTCCCAGTGATTAAGAAACTCGAATAAATTTAGAAGTTAAGAAAATATACTTCACAGGATGTTCAAGTTCAACCAATCTTGTGATGAGACGGGATAAGCCCAACTTCTAGAACTTTGATTCATTGGGTTTTACAGATGCTTTGGTCTAAAAATTATGCTAAAGGATCAAGAAACAATGTCTGTGACAAACATTATCGTTAGGGGAGGCGGGGTGGTCCGTGATACCACCACATCACGCGTGAAACTTAAACGTAAAACCGCCACCGCCCAAAAAATAACGCGTTATTTTTGTAACGCGTTGAAAGTATAACGCGTTGAAATTGGATAAGGCTTGCATGTGTTTCGAGTCAGGTATTTCGGGTACATGTGTTTCGAGTCAGGTACATGTGTTTCGAGTCAGGTATTTCGTGACGAACCATCCAAAGTTTAAACATATTTCGGTACATCAATTTGGGCTTTAATTGGGCTTTTGGGTTCGTATTTCGGGTACATCAATTTCGGGTACATGTGGTGCATATTTCGGGTAAAGAATAAGTTTCGGGTTCGGATCACCTGTATTTCGTTGAAACCTTTAATTGGGCTTTTGGGTTCGTTCATCAATTTGGGCTTTTGGGTTCGGTCATTAattgaaatttataattttagtgtgGCTCGgtcattaatttaaaataaaaaaattagtgaaatttataatttagtgtttaatttctaattttaaaatgaaaataaaaaaaatttgggagtgatagaattccatcactagtgataccacccccactacatttctatcactagtgatagaatattgagtgatgacatggcatgagtTGATTGGTGCTTGGTACTGATAGAAAtgtatcactagtgaccacccctcctccccttaTGAACATCATAGTCCATAAGTATCAATAATGCATGTTTCGGTTTGAGTAGCAAGCCCGACTTTTCCAGACACCATTGTGACATGTGTGGTTACAATATTGAAATTTTTATATCTGCAAAACATTTTTTTAGAAAACTAGATTGATGACCATGGTGCATCTATTCAATTCACTTGGTGCACAAAACAATTTCATTATTCCAAACAATTAACTCTTTGTGTTATGCTATCATGCTTTATCACAGATATGACAGTTCCTAATCATATACTATAGCATTATATCATGATTATTCTATTTGTATACAGTGATCCTACAACATTTACGTATGTATTCTAATTGTACGAATATTCTATTTATATTTACTAAAGACCATCATTAGGACTGGTTATGAATTAACTGATGGTGTCAAATTcaaaaaaacttaaaataaaaaataaaaaataaaaaacttacTGAGGAGTCAAGAGAAGTTGAACCATATGGCATCCCGGTAGAAATATCAACCCTGTAACAAACCAAACAACAATTAGgcttaaaatataaaatatattttaaacatCTATCAGATTCTTTAAAAAATCAACAAATGATACCAGAAGTGGACTTGAGTGAGCTTAAAGAGGGATCCAAGTGCTTTGATTGCAGGATAGTCTTCAAGTTCGCCTTTATCATCGCAATCTCCCATAACTTCGAAATTGGGTGCTCTGTCAACGACGAATTGAAGGGAATTAGGGCTCGAATTTGAAGCGGTAGATTGTGCTGACGATGGATTGACGTCAGGGGACGACAACCGTGTGTAGTTGAGCGACGATACGAACCTTCTCGGTCGCTTTTTGTATACAACTAAAACCTTATTAAAACCCTAGGCAGCTGAAACAATGGAAagtaaaaactaaaaaatatacCGTTGCAAGTTAGACCATTCCAATGGGTAGTCGGAGAccaagggtgagaggggcactcccctcttaCGCATACGCACGGCCAATCAACATGCGCCACGTAAACTTCCCTCTTAAACTCCTCTTATACCCTCAATTTGAtgcggcactcctctcttaggggacttgcttttttattcaaaaagaaaaaaaaaagaaaataatttgATTTGTTGAAAAGCTTGTGGGCCACCCTCTTCCTCTCTCCCTTCACGCGGTAACCTCCCACCGATCCCATTCACCAAATTGGGTCACCGCAGgaatggcggcggtgttcccacTAGGGGAATTGGGTCACTGAAGGCACTCCCCGCTGGTGCCCCGTATACCCTCAGAAGTCTttggaaaaaataaaaataaagtaaaaatattttgttttctaGAGTTTTATTTAAGgaagaaaaagaaaggaaaataaaagaTGTGTttccgagtttcatttaaggaaggaaatgaaagaaaaattaGGCTAAATTCTTTAGTTTTTCTTTCCTTTTGATTGGGGAGGAAATGGTGAGAAAGACtctaaaagggcatttatgtactttcacaatctatttttattttaggaaattatcttcaataaataagggggtgtttgttttttcttcaaacatcttcaaggGAGCTGATGTCTGCAGGCGCGCAGACGTTAcccttgaagactgtttgtttttttttttcttaaacagACCTGAAACTAGCTTTTTTCAGCTTAAAAAAAAAGTCATGACATcatttcttcaaacatcttcacaAAAAACTCTCCACtctttcttcaaaaaaaaaaagcccTCCTCCATTACCTCTTTCTTCACCGACTCACCTCTTCGGTTACCCACACTTTCCGGCAAACAACCTCACCGATCACCTCACCTCCGTTCTCTCCTAATTAATCGACCGCCGGCAACCACCACCCTTTCACCACTACCTTCACCACCTCCGATTACTTCAGCCACCACCATTACCGACAATCACCTCCGTCGATACACCTCTTACCCGTCTTCCACCCACCACGACCGACCACcacaatcaccaccaccatcgaTTCTCCACGGCGACTGTCAACCTCCACATTCATCTCCGACCACCTCTGTTTCCACCTTCATCAACTGCCATACCTGCCGTCACCCATAATCACTACCCATAACATCAACATTCACCATCCATCACCGTTGATTACCACCACCGTCACCTTCGAGCGACCACCCACCAAGCTTTGTCCCAAGTCTGATTGAGCTATAGATTCTTATTTGTCTTCTAGGTACGCAAGCTCTGAACTTTAACTGTTTATATAATATGTTGATTTTTATTCATGAGTGTGATAGTAGTTGGTGGTATTTAAAACATTTTGGATGTTGAATGTGTAGTTGAGGTAATTGGTTTAGGATGTTTTGATTTGGAAAATAAAACAAAGTTCATTTAGGTTGTACAGACAGTatcaatttataaaaacaaacagtcttatattttcagcttgaagagcttcagaccacatcttcagttgcagacatgaaaacagatgaaatcagcttgcagacagtttatgtctgcaaaaacaaacagcacctaactatacataaatttcggaattttttgttttcgatttctgaTCTCACGTAATACCAATCATTCTttcgttttcttgctggaatctatcagcatgttcttggtactgtgttttaacagtttgttcttggtgatgtgttttaacagcaagcagattcatacagctgtgttttattattcagattcatacagttgtgttttaacagcaagcagattcatacagttgtgttttagcattcagattcatacagctgtgttttaacagcaagcagactcatacagttgtgttttagcattcagattcaaacagttgtgttttaacagcaagcagatgcatacagttgtgttttagcattcagattcatacagttgtgttttaacagcaagcagattcatacagttgtgttttagcattaaGATTTATAcaggtgtgttttaacagcaagcagattcataaaaatgtgttttaacagcaagcagatacatacagttgtgttttagcattcagattcacacaactgtgttttaacagcaagcagattcatacaaatgtgttttatcattcagattcatacagctgtgttttaacagcaatcagattcatacaaatgtgttttatcattcagattcatacagctgtgttttaacagcaattcagattcatacagctgtgttttaacagcaagcagattcatacaaatgtgttttacatcagcAGATTTCGCCCCCAGCTTTCGATCGGCTTCCGGTAACTATTTCGCTTCTATCTATCCTTTTCCAAAGTTTTCTGCTTTTTGAATCTCTTCCCTGCAACCAGCAAAATACCGTCAATTACAAACAAGAATCACCCGTAATAtcttatcttcatccatgattttagTTATTTTCGGTATGATTTTGGGGGTTTCCGAatttgggtttagagagagaaagagagagagagggggaaattggcgtgtattaaggagatgtgatatctctgacggttattttttattggtttaaaacacacataaggacgaaattgcccctactcatttaaaacaatctattaaatatagttaatcattacaagattgccattaatttaatctcaacccttaaacacaccaatcggatggacaagatcgcttcctagactttctaggaaaacacactttccgtaggaaccctactatatatatatatatatatatatagagtaaggttaacatacaaaaagccttatcatacatcacgtaggagacaatggtaaccgttggatcaggggtataatcacgcatgggaccacatgggaccacataatcacgcatgggactataatcacgcacgttctatgataataacgcacgttatattttttgtcatgtatgttaatgtaggttaagccctgaagtacattatactttctctatatatatatatatatatatatatatatatatatagggcaaggataaattgaaaacccagttgagttgactaaaccctgaaaacccatttATAGCCATTGATTAACCTTCATGGATGGCTGAGATTTAATCTTTTAATTGTTGGATTTTAAATGCCTTTTATACATTTTTTTAATATGTTGATGGTACTTGAAGGGCAATTTGGGAAAGACGAAATTGATATAATCTCTTATAACAAGATAAAGACTGCATGGTGTAAGAAGTTTACATCAAACTTACATCAAGTACATGATTACCCCCTAACCTACAAAACCTATCTCAGTCTAGCAAAAATTCAAAATACACAAAACTCACCGGAGACTCACAAACCGTCAAATTCTTCAAAAATtcctaaaactctctctctctcgtagTTCAACAAACCTCTGAAATTAACCCCAAAATCACCTGAGATTCACGCTCCGGCATTCATCTTCATCACTGAGTCTCTTGAATATTCATCAATCGACGCAGATTTTCCAACAATCACCGAAGAAAAGAACGTTCGCCGGAATAATTAGGGTTCCGGTACGTCGTTTCAGGTTTTTTACTTACTCTTTGATTATGTAAGTGTCAAATAGATTCACAATTTGCCATGGTTTTTTTAGTCTTGTGCGTCATAACAATGAAGCATGTTAAAAAGAATGGACTTTATGGGGATTATGTTCTGCAAATAACATTTGGGTTTTCTTAAAAAGACATGGTTCTTCCCAAAAaaatttcttccatttgcatAGCCTGGTGCCGACTAAACTGGtttgttttggggggggggggggaggggtacAAAATgaaggtttttttatatattttgtaagcCTTTGTTTATGTAGAATCCGGACTTTTATATATACAGGTTTGGGTGTGTTTCGTAGATTTGTTGTTTCTGGTTTTTTTTTAAAGGCTTATGATTTGTTGTTAATGTTgtttctttaatttttataagGGTTAGAGTTTGTGTGTGGTTCTAAATCAATTGACTTTTGGGGGGGCTATGTTTGGATGTATTGAACATCACAATTTTTTTGTAGTATATGTTTCTTGCTTCTATTTGATTGAGAAAACAAATTACACTAATAATCTGTAATTAGAAAAAACGGCTCTTTATCTACTGGTGGTATGTGGTCCATATATTGACTGCCTCTTTATCTACTTTTGCAGGATCCGTTGTGACAGCTAAAAATAGCAAAACAAATCCGACAATAAAAATGACCACAGGTGCTTATAAATTAGATAAACTATGATCAATTATGCTTACATATTAAAAACCATTTTGTATTTATTGATGTTGACTACAAATAAAAAATGCAGCTAAAAAGGTTCGTCATACCCCGATGGTTGAGAAGCGCAAAAACAGGCAACAAATATGTACGTAACTACTTTTAATTCATTACATGTTTGTTTGTCATGTTATGTCTAATTTCCATAAGCTTTCTAAAAAACAGTGACACCGGATACTAATACATGCGGACCAGCAATGCGGACAAGGGGGGGTAGAAAAGGTTTAaaattactcttttttttttaatatatattctGATAAAGGTTGTTACTAGTTCGTGATCTATATAAAACTTGTACAAAATGTAGTTAAGGATGCACATTGTGAGGAGAAGGTACGCAGGAGAAAGCTAATAAGTACGTAAAAAAGCATTTTTTTCTTCTTTCGATTGTCTAATAGTAATgctttatataaataataaaacaaatatgGTGCCACAGTTTTACCAGATAGTGACTTGGACACTCCGATGGAAAAcattgagaaaagaaaaaaagGTACA is from Helianthus annuus cultivar XRQ/B chromosome 9, HanXRQr2.0-SUNRISE, whole genome shotgun sequence and encodes:
- the LOC110879425 gene encoding uncharacterized protein LOC110879425 isoform X3, which codes for MGDCDDKGELEDYPAIKALGSLFKLTQVHFWVDISTGMPYGSTSLDSSKTVKDDDNLCVSESNSSHVDTELSRQMNELGLPLSFCTNKEKRKGKVKGKRKDAQNKVLHTYEETTCEVFDSVEVKEVGDIHIDNNEENSNSGRLDERLGDPLVANQTPELEQICSNINGELHSLTPDNCHPIHNGSNGEFGDWMACWDEFYERNYYYNCKTQESTWDPPPGMEPLASVYMPNESKEMALTSSTMDDTTNITNYELNKRKKKVRQRRARRKSSAESKVFIELEYEMLMEEVSPVISKYWCQRYILFSKYDDGIQMDEEGWFSATPECIANHHAFRCGSGIIVDCFTGVGGNAIRFAQRSTHIIAIDIDPKKIEYAQHNAAVYGVTDLIEFITGDCFILAQKLKADVVFLSPPWGGPEYAKARNFDINTMLKPHDGFFSMWLKK
- the LOC110879425 gene encoding uncharacterized protein LOC110879425 isoform X4, with product MGDCDDKGELEDYPAIKALGSLFKLTQVHFWVDISTGMPYGSTSLDSSKTVKDDDNLCVSESNSSHVDTELSRQMNELGLPLSFCTNKEKRKGKVKGKRKDAQNKVLHTYEETTCEVFDSVEVKEVGDIHIDNNEENSNSGRLDERLGDPLVANQTPELEQICSNINGELHSLTPDNCHPIHNGSNGEFGDWMACWDEFYERNYYYNCKTQESTWDPPPGMEPLASVYMPNESKEMALTSSTMDDTTNITNYELNKRKKKVRQRRARRKSSAESKELEYEMLMEEVSPVISKYWCQRYILFSKYDDGIQMDEEGWFSATPECIANHHAFRCGSGIIVDCFTGVGGNAIRFAQRSTHIIAIDIDPKKIEYAQHNAAVYGVTDLIEFITGDCFILAQKLKADVVFLSPPWGGPEYAKARNFDINTMLKPHDGFFSMWLKK
- the LOC110879425 gene encoding uncharacterized protein LOC110879425 isoform X1, whose translation is MGDCDDKGELEDYPAIKALGSLFKLTQVHFWVDISTGMPYGSTSLDSSKTVKDDDNLCVSESNSSHVDTELSRQMNELGLPLSFCTNKEKRKGKVKGKRKDAQNKVLHTYEETTCEVFDSVEVKEVGDIHIDNNEENSNSGRLDERLGDPLVANQTPELEQICSNINGELHSLTPDNCHPIHNGSNGEFGDWMACWDEFYERNYYYNCKTQESTWDPPPGMEPLASVYMPNESKEMALTSSTMDDTTNITNYELNKRKKKVRQRRARRKSSAESKVFIELEYEMLMEEVSPVISKYWCQRYILFSKYDDGIQMDEEGWFSATPECIANHHAFRCGSGIIVDCFTGVGGNAIRFAQRSTHIIAIDIDPKKIEYAQHNAAVYGVTDLIEFITGDCFILAQKLKADVVFLSPPWGGPEYAKARNFDINTMLKPHDGQFLFNVAKEVAPRIVMFLPRNVDLDQLAELSLSANPPWTLEVEKNFVNGKLKAITAYFTDPSLCRASSL
- the LOC110879425 gene encoding trimethylguanosine synthase isoform X2, whose protein sequence is MGDCDDKGELEDYPAIKALGSLFKLTQVHFWVDISTGMPYGSTSLDSSKTVKDDDNLCVSESNSSHVDTELSRQMNELGLPLSFCTNKEKRKGKVKGKRKDAQNKVLHTYEETTCEVFDSVEVKEVGDIHIDNNEENSNSGRLDERLGDPLVANQTPELEQICSNINGELHSLTPDNCHPIHNGSNGEFGDWMACWDEFYERNYYYNCKTQESTWDPPPGMEPLASVYMPNESKEMALTSSTMDDTTNITNYELNKRKKKVRQRRARRKSSAESKELEYEMLMEEVSPVISKYWCQRYILFSKYDDGIQMDEEGWFSATPECIANHHAFRCGSGIIVDCFTGVGGNAIRFAQRSTHIIAIDIDPKKIEYAQHNAAVYGVTDLIEFITGDCFILAQKLKADVVFLSPPWGGPEYAKARNFDINTMLKPHDGQFLFNVAKEVAPRIVMFLPRNVDLDQLAELSLSANPPWTLEVEKNFVNGKLKAITAYFTDPSLCRASSL